CATGGAGGTCATAGGCAAATACATCTAAGGTATAATCATTGTCTCCATGTCCAAAGAAGGTTTTGACGGATTCTTTCCGCCCTAATGAATCATAGGTGTAATAAACTGCCGCATCTTCTTTAATCACACCGGTTAATTGTCCCTGAGGGTTGTACTCATAGGTGGTTACATGCCCTTTTGCATCTATTTCTTTCAGAAGATGGAAAGCCGAGTATTCATAGGAATGCGTTCCTAAGGGTTCTCCT
This sequence is a window from Parachlamydia acanthamoebae. Protein-coding genes within it:
- a CDS encoding RHS repeat domain-containing protein; protein product: GEPLGTHSYEYSAFHLLKEIDAKGHVTTYEYNPQGQLTGVIKEDAAVYYTYDSLGRKESVKTFFGHGDNDYTLDVFAYDLH